Below is a genomic region from Eupeodes corollae chromosome 1, idEupCoro1.1, whole genome shotgun sequence.
GGACCTGTACGACCTCAATCGCAAAGTAAACAGCAACGAGAATGTTGTTGGTGAGTAATTATCACATCCCATAACCTCAAATTCGTGCGTCTTAAACAAGTCACTATTCTTCTTCGTTCGTTGCAGGTTGGTGGGCTACTGGCAATGATGTGACCAATCACAGTTCAGTTATTCACGAGTACTACGCTCGCGAGTGCAACAATCCAGTGCATTTGACCGTCGACACTTCCTTGACTGGCGGCCGAATGGGTCTGAAGGCATACGTTTGTATCCAGCTGGGAGTTCCTGGTGGCAAAACCGGTTGCATGTTCACTCCCATCAATGTAGAAGTTCAATGCTACGAGCCAGAAGTATTCGGTTTGAAACTCCTCCAAAAGACCATCAGTGTCTCGAGCCCGAATCGCCCAAAGACAGTGTCACCGATGTTGGATTTGGCTCAGATCTCCGAAGCTGCCACCAAGTTGCAGGGACTTTTGGATTTGATTCTGAAGTATGTCGAAGATGTGATTGCTCGCAAACAGCTGCCCGACAACGCTGTCGGTCGCTCATTACTCGATTTGATCCATTCAGTGCCGAATATGAGCCACGAACAGTTCACCCAAATGTTCAATGCCAACATTCGAGATTTGCTGATGGTTGTAACTCTATCGCAGTTGATCAAGACCCAATTACAGCTGAACGAAAAGCTCACTTTTTTGCCAACCAACTAGGATCGAGGtgaatttgtatttaagaaaagaaaaaactgacAGCGGTAAGCATTTAGTTGAGAAATAAAAGTTGAGTCTTTCTATAATAAAATtgtgatttgaattttattgattgaaaaaaaacatcatcacaAGACTTCTTTTTCTGGTATTCTTATAAACTTATTTAGGTTTTCAAAGTCAATTTGTGTGTTTAATAGAATGCGGAAAAAACAGTTTAAGCGGATAAACTTCTATAACACCACACTTTGCCTTCAACTTCTACTGAAATTATTCTTACAACTATGATTCTTTCTTATTGGACATTTTTAGCTCTATCTTGGTTAATGGGTATGGGGTCTAAGGATAAGAACATGGCTGAAACAAGTAAAAACTTTTAGTAAAGGTAAtattaagtaagaaagtaagtaatGGTTTTTAATCGtgtaaatggttttcaaaaaggaaTAGAGTGCTttccattcaaaattatttaacactTTTACTGTTTCTTGCAGCGTCagagattttttttccaaaggttGCATTTCTATAGGCAGAAAAAACGGGACAAATATTAATGAAGTGGAAACAATCTTATTTTGCTTTCAAATCACGTAGCGTGAAAACTGATTAAAACTGCCGTTGTATGGTGATCCGTTTAAGCTAAGgacttaacattttgttttaaatattaaggataTTTGACTGTAATTCAGTGAATCATTAAAGTAGTTTGATTTCATAAGATTCTGGTTCAGTTGTGAGTAAGGAATCCTGCTTTTTGATTTTCGAGCTCTCCATAAGAGCATCGCGATCCAAATTTCCATAGCTTTGTATGATTTTGTAGAAAACCTCTTTAGCATGATTCGATTTTGAttgattcagcgatattgtttCTCCACACGCATTTTCCAGAGCTTTCCATATCGACATACACCGATCCTCGTTTCTTAGCTCATAAAGTGCCATTCGTTTTGTCAGTCGGTCATCATGATGggataaaacctttaaaatgtaGTGTGCTTGTAATTTAAGCGtgctagtaaatatttttggaagccCTGTTTCCAGATACAAGGCATAGTTAGGAGTGTTTAGgggtaaattaaaaagtttcttcaaaaaacatctGTGAAACTTCTATCTCTTCGTATTCGTTGATTCCCCATACCTGGGCAGCAAAGCAAAGCGAACTTTTTATAACAGCATCAAATATCTTGTATTTCACAGATAATACTATTTAACAAACGTTGTGAAGTCTTGGTTTTGACATCGAcgtgatttttaaaatctattgttttagtaaaaatcaTTCCCAGGTACTTGTATTCATTAGTAATCTGTACAGGGTTTCCATTAAAGTGCCAATTGTATGCAGTGTGGTTACGTGCAGATTTGGAGAACaccattatttttgaattatctaCATTAATGACAAGTCCCCATTTATCGCAATAATCAGCTAGGCAATTTATCATCAGTTagagattttcaaaaaactcggAAAGTAATACCAGGTCATCAGcaaataaaagaacatttacTTTTAAGTCCGCAATGTGGAGACCTCCAGGTAGATGACCTTCTACATCATTAATATAAAGTGCAAATAGAAGAGCACTTAAAAGGCATCCTTGTTTTACACCAGAGTCCGTTTCGAACCATTCCGTGTAAGTTGAACCATCCCAGAAAGCTGCTTTTGATTCGGAATACATTTCCTTTACAATGCGGATGAACTGCGTAGATATACCTAGCTGGTAAAGATCGTAGAAAAGTGCATTCCGATTCACCAGGTCAAAAGCAgacttaaagtcaacgaaaaatgcataAACTTTCTTATTCCGTGCTTGAAATGCTCTAACGATGGAAGTCAGCACAATATATGGTCGACGGTGGACATTTTTTTCTATATCCAGCTTGGAATTTGGTCAggaaattattaattgtttcaACCCATGTCTCAAGCCTGTTAGCAAGTACACCACAAAACACTTGAGATGACGTTCATAAACGATATGCCCCTATAACTTTACACATTATTAATCTTTCCTTTCTTGTGAATAGGGAATTTTACCGCTTTTTTGAACGATGTAGGTACATCAACATTAGAAAATACTCTATAGAAAAATGATGTAAGTTGTAAAATAAAGGTTGGTGTGGCGTTTTTGAAGTGTTCGTACGGAATTAAATCTTCACCCGGGGCTTTACCATTTTCTGCTTTATGATGAACAAGGTTTACTTCGGCCACTGTTATTTTACCATCTAATAACTCATCAGATAATAGAGAGAGAAAATTTAAGGagcgttttgttttgttgaatatttttgaagtggTTTGCAAGATCGTCGGCAGATACACTGGTTCCTATTTGAAATGTTGACCCATTTATTTCTCTTGTCACCTTCCAAAATTGTTTCGTATCTCTTGATTGACCAAGTACATAGGCTTGCTGGTTTTCAAActcagttttctttttgaagcataaatttttgtattgtttattggCTTCTAtgtaccaatttttcaaattttggtaGTTAAAAGTCCGGAATGCATTTAAATAGTTGAAGGACTTTTTCCTCGCGacataaaagttataaaatttcccattttttattctttattgttTAATGAAAGATATTGATACATAAACTaattatttatcaataaattaatttatataggGTGtttccaaaattaacgcaagatttgaatttgccgccatttgtgcagtgaagtgttggcaaccctgaaaaaaaagcaatttgacagccaattttataatctttccgatacacaaaaaaggagcAGTAGAAAGACTTCAAGcagtaaaaagacttcaaagcaTTCAAATGACTGCACTACATTGAATGCAATCAGACTTAAAGAATGTAAAGTacttttaaaagacttacaaGAATACAAGCAGGAAAAagtaatgcattcttttgactttaagtcttttaactgctctaaatgatttttttacaaaagacttcaaaattaactggGAATTTGTTTTGGAAGTTAAAGTATTGCATTAAGCAATGTTAATGCATTcccaaaattcagttaaatgaaTGGGACTTTTCGCGATGAAATAccaaatgattgcattcttttacagctCTGATGTACATGCCCGTGTGCAGTTTGATCCAACTTGAAAGATAGGATAGCTAACATCTCAATTTATGatcgcaatattattttattgcaaattatcTACAGTCACAATTATCTGTTTGTTTCAAACATTTCTAAAAGATGGCAACATCTGTTGGCTGGATTCAGGAATTATTCAATAGATGGCGCTATGTCAAACTTCCAAACGTTTCTTATATGCTACAAGTTAATAGCATAACCACCGCATATTGCTGAGGCTAAAGTATAggctattttttatatttaactttttcaattttggtggACTGGAATATAAACTAAATTCATATTATGGTGAGTATAATACAACCAAATACgcaggaaaaaaattaattaattgagagTGTTTTTTCCGATACACAAAGTAATTACTTAAATCATAACTGGTTCAGTCATCAGGCTATTTTTTCAGCCGAAAATATTGGTGTTGAAGAAATCAACTTCAAGATACAacagttgttgaatttttaaattacacgGATATAATTGAAATGCTACCACATAATCTTCGATCAAAGATTGGTTCACCTATTATTCTCCTGCGTAATTTGAATCCACATCAGTTATTCAATGGTACACGTTTGGCCATCAAAAAGATCGTTAGAAATATTCTTGAAGCAATTATTTTAACtggaaagtttaaagaaaaagtggTCTTGTTGTCACGTATACCAATGGTACCGTCAGATTCTATTATGCCCTTCAGGAGATTACAGTTTCCAATTCGTTTAGCTTTTACCATGTCTATAAATAAGTCTTAAGCCAAACAACATCCATTTGTAGTCGATTGTGCTCAAAGTCCTTGCCCTTCAAATCCCaaaccaaaaatttgtatacaagcTTTAACGTTTTCgttgttaaataataatttaattgtaataTGGGAAAACGGTAGTACAAAATCAGTCATGTTGGtcgttatgttttttttttaatggtactTATGTAAAAAAGCATGATGATGTTCTCCTACCGTTCCCCTTAAATAGTTAACAACAATGTAATGCGTGGCCAGGTCTGCTAATGCATGTATATAACTTTTGAACCACAGCTAGCATTGtaatgttttaaacttttttaaaaatctaaaaatcaactttttaagACCAAGAACCAGTATTGTGTGACATGAttcttttaatagaaaaaatgaaatacaaaatttaggttGATAAAAAATTCTTGTAATTTATTCTTGCTAGATTATTCTTGAATATATCTAGtcatattataattttgatgGAGTTTTTGGATTTGATGGTTGCGTACTTACTTTTTAGATGATCACTGGGGTTTTAACCAATTGTTGGGCACTAAGATTGTAATTGTACACAAATTTTATAGCAAATGCTTGGAtattgagttttaatttttggtatgaAATTTCGTaaataaacatattatttttcgGCTTGAGAAATGGCCGTATATTCGGTTTCTGCCTTTACCGTATCGAATATTCATCTTAGACTATAATTCTAAAAACAGATCTTTTCTTAGAAATACATATTGAAAAGTATTAAGCTCAGAAAAACTTATCTAACTTTACTTACTAAACCTCCCgcattaattaaacaaaaataataagttaatttgaataatgccgaaacttaaacttaaacttttaagggttaaagctcttcttttcattttaaatgttgtattatgatttttgaataataatttaatttagaatAGAGTCTTTTTTCCACAAATTTAGAACGTTAAACTGCTATTTCGATACGGATGGTTAAGAGaagaagatacatttttttttaaatcaatcaaataaGGAAATTGAGCATAGACTGAAGTACATggttttcttcttgttttattatcctctgtagaaacaaaattaaagataatcATCGTAGGTTGCCCAAGACCTGACGGCTAGTCCGTTTGTTAACTAAAAGTTATAATTTGATAAAACATTGAATTCGATTGTACCCTGTGCACAACCGCCTTCTCTACAAGAATACGGCTAATATGGTCACCAGGTCATGCAGATCCTGTAGCTTCTGCAACCATCAAAATGAATCAATTCATTCAAATTAATCATTCCATTTTTTGCGATATCATTAGTCCATTCCATGCACCTCTGCCGGATAAGACCTTGCcatcttaattcaaaatttgtaatttttcttaacaaacttTTATCATTAACCATTTGctgcaaaaatgtttgttgagtctcaaaaatcaaataaaacactAAACCCGAAATTTTATCATagattttactttatttgacTCCGAACGATAGTTCAGATTCGTGTTTCCTTTATCTTGGTTGGATCTATACATATACTTAGCTTCTTGATAAAGACAGTGGACTGtagtttttttgtagataaaagTATTAGACAATAGTTTATAAGCGATTGAATGAAGAGTATAACATTAAGGTCAAAAAGAAATGAGATTGAACAATGTTCATTAACATATTGACACTTCACAAATAACATTCAACCTTTAATACAACGCCTTGATACAGCGACTATTTCAGACAAATCCTTTTTATCCTCGCtgctcaaaaacaacaaaaccagTCATAAGTTCTaagttaaaattacaataatgTTATCAActtctaaatatttataataacaatttaCGTTTGCCACTTCTAATGGTATACGGCATTTGATTCCAACCAAATAAAACGACCATTGTTTCCCATCGCCTAAGGttttgactatttaaaaatcattaaaataaaattaataaagatgCTGTAGACGAATGTCTTCGTATAAACAATACCAGCATCCATAAAACTAAATACATCGGACTTGAACttgttgaataatttaaatgtacTTATAATCGAAAAAAGGAATCTATGAATTTCTCTATCTACTAatgtttattcttattttattaaaggttTCAGCATTCAGCTTAAATCTCAATGCTAATCTAAGTTTAATCCGAGCTAAATGTTACAATGCATTTGTAATTATTGATTCCATACCAAATATCGTGACCGCCAATGGGCATCATATTGCGCACAACCCCATCGGATGAGGAACACAAAGCATATTGTTCCAGAGAGACATTAGAGTCAAGGTTATTTTGGTTATTGCTAGTTGTAATTAAATTATGCAATAAGTCTCTCTATCTGGCATCCCTGTGTCCAAGCTGCAAAACGTAATCCCATTGCATATCCACCCACGAAATCTGATTTACAGTCATAGCCCATAATAGGTGCCATTAAACCTACTGGGTACCTCTGACGAACGATGAGTTGATGGAATCCATCAAAAGCGATTGCAATtcgatgataatgataatgctTGAATGAGCAACAAACAGAATGAAGACCGCCAAAAGTGCAAGCAATCCAATAAATAATGACAGTCTTAAGAAAATCTGAGCTTAAGTAGCACGTTCATAAGTTGCAGCAGTTAGTATGGATTGCTGTAATCAGATAGCTTGTCAGGTCGGAAGAGCGATGTAGCTAGAAAGtggatgaaaacaaaacaatgcaaGAAGCAAGACCAACGAAGACTTCAATATTGTTTCGGATCGAATGAATGacaactttattttcatttttatggttAAATGTGAATGTTGAAATTCTATCCATGGGATGGGACTGTAGGCATGATCTAGACACATTGCGTAATTCAGGAAGTACTGCCAAGCCAATACGGATTGTATATGAACATATTGCAGTGCGTCGAACTGTGGCGCATGTCATTTGAGTATGAGGGTTAGGCTATTGTGAAATTGAAAGTGATTAAACAAGAGAATGCAAATGATCTTGTATCCATTTCATGTCAAGAAGAAGTAAAGTAATAACTCAATAAGGGATTTTGACCTCTTTTTGTGTCTTTAATTcgttaaaaataagaagaaatgaAACACCATGTCTCGTTGTTTTGACATGTGACTTCGCAGGGATATGGATCTTTAAAGTGcttgaaaaatgaaaactaattcGAAAAACCTCCAAGTGCTCTTcgaattagtcgttcggataagaaataaaaataaggtcCAATCAATTCCTGACATAAGTCACTTCACTGTTGCGACTACATTTTGCTTGTCAAATGATTTGGGTATGGATATGTCGATCGTCTCCtgtgattttaaattatgtcatACAAAACATAAGCTACCATTTTCAAGACTCACCCCTTTCTACGAGCTTATACTTTAACATTCACGTAGTGAACATCGGATACCTAGTACCACAGCCGG
It encodes:
- the LOC129938520 gene encoding eukaryotic translation initiation factor 3 subunit F-1, which encodes MSALNLTVHVHPVVLFQVVDAYERRNADSHRVIGTLLGSVDKGVVEVTNCFCVPHKEHDDQVEAELSYAMDLYDLNRKVNSNENVVGWWATGNDVTNHSSVIHEYYARECNNPVHLTVDTSLTGGRMGLKAYVCIQLGVPGGKTGCMFTPINVEVQCYEPEVFGLKLLQKTISVSSPNRPKTVSPMLDLAQISEAATKLQGLLDLILKYVEDVIARKQLPDNAVGRSLLDLIHSVPNMSHEQFTQMFNANIRDLLMVVTLSQLIKTQLQLNEKLTFLPTN